Proteins co-encoded in one Halorussus lipolyticus genomic window:
- a CDS encoding TIGR00341 family protein has protein sequence MRLVHLLVADERRGPVVRALVERDIEYVVLEDSEDDVLLEFPVPSDGVGDVMNALREAGVEEENYTVMGNAETASTPTMETLENRYADDFDPLTRKELRSKTRDMARDRFSFVWMIFLSAIIATAGLLVDSAAVVVGSMVIAPMVGPVLTASVGAVTGDREMLYDSIQLQAIGLAVAVVSSIAFGYLLKSFSFVPQLQITALAQISSRVAPSLLTVAVGLAAGSASAFGVTTKGPTSLIGVMIAAALIPAAATTGIATIWGFPVIAIGSLVLLLISVVSINVSAFVTLWYLGYRPDGFDRKLWAFEDRREAASLAVFAIAVLLVVGWAGFATYQQVTYQQTVNQEVSSVLDNSEYANLTYVGTNTQYGFTGSRFESETVTVTISRTSSREYPNLATRLQNRIDAATAQNPSVRVHFVDYQVANSTASDRTREGKE, from the coding sequence GTGCGCTTAGTCCATCTCCTCGTCGCCGACGAGCGACGCGGGCCGGTCGTCCGCGCGCTGGTCGAGCGAGATATCGAGTACGTGGTCCTCGAAGACAGCGAGGACGACGTGCTGTTAGAGTTCCCGGTTCCGAGCGACGGCGTGGGCGACGTGATGAACGCGCTCCGGGAAGCGGGCGTCGAGGAGGAAAACTACACCGTCATGGGCAACGCCGAGACGGCTTCGACGCCGACGATGGAGACGCTGGAGAACCGATACGCCGACGACTTCGACCCGCTGACCCGGAAGGAACTCCGGTCGAAGACCCGCGACATGGCCCGCGACCGGTTCTCGTTCGTCTGGATGATTTTCCTCAGCGCCATCATCGCCACCGCCGGACTGCTGGTGGATTCGGCCGCGGTCGTTGTCGGGTCGATGGTCATCGCGCCGATGGTCGGACCGGTCCTCACCGCGAGCGTCGGTGCGGTGACGGGCGACCGGGAGATGCTGTACGACAGCATCCAGTTGCAGGCCATCGGTCTGGCGGTCGCAGTCGTGAGTTCTATCGCGTTCGGCTACCTGCTCAAATCGTTCTCGTTCGTCCCGCAGTTGCAGATTACCGCACTCGCCCAGATTAGCTCTCGCGTCGCGCCGAGTCTACTCACCGTCGCGGTCGGACTGGCCGCGGGGAGCGCCTCGGCGTTCGGCGTGACGACCAAGGGACCGACCTCGCTCATCGGCGTCATGATTGCCGCGGCGCTGATTCCGGCCGCCGCGACCACCGGCATCGCCACGATTTGGGGGTTCCCCGTCATCGCAATCGGGTCGCTGGTCCTGTTGCTCATCTCGGTCGTCTCCATCAACGTCTCGGCGTTCGTCACGCTCTGGTATCTGGGCTACCGACCCGACGGGTTCGACCGGAAACTCTGGGCGTTCGAGGACCGCCGAGAGGCCGCCAGTCTCGCGGTGTTCGCAATCGCCGTCCTCCTCGTCGTCGGATGGGCGGGATTCGCCACCTACCAGCAGGTCACGTATCAGCAGACCGTCAATCAGGAGGTCAGCTCGGTCCTCGACAACTCGGAGTACGCGAATCTGACCTACGTCGGGACCAACACCCAGTACGGATTCACCGGCAGTCGGTTCGAGTCCGAAACCGTCACCGTCACCATCAGTCGGACTTCGAGCCGTGAGTATCCGAATCTGGCGACCCGGCTTCAAAATCGAATCGACGCCGCGACGGCCCAGAACCCGTCGGTCCGGGTTCATTTCGTAGACTACCAAGTTGCGAACTCGACAGCAAGTGATAGAACAAGAGAGGGTAAGGAATAG
- a CDS encoding SIMPL domain-containing protein, whose amino-acid sequence MSRGLLAVVGVALLLVTAGCAGSFPAATDASAKAQGTATEQPGEQSDRGGKTISVSASGRAEAEPDQAVLRVAVLARGDDANAVREQLARNASQMREALRSAGIADDQIRTVRYAIDQEYREVDGDRRPVGFQGVHAFEITLSNASRAGAIIDVAVSNGANQVDNVELTLSDERRREVRADALRDAMENARGDAEVIAESANLTVVGVHTASTGDVSFSPVRAEALTADAAGQAGTSIESGPVTVTAQVQVTYNATG is encoded by the coding sequence ATGTCGAGGGGACTACTCGCAGTAGTGGGGGTTGCGCTCCTGTTGGTCACGGCCGGTTGCGCCGGCAGTTTCCCAGCGGCCACCGACGCGAGCGCGAAAGCACAAGGTACAGCGACTGAACAACCCGGCGAGCAGTCGGACCGGGGCGGCAAGACCATCAGCGTCTCGGCGTCCGGGCGGGCCGAGGCCGAACCCGACCAAGCAGTCCTCCGGGTCGCGGTCCTCGCCCGCGGAGACGACGCCAACGCGGTCCGCGAGCAACTCGCCCGGAACGCCAGCCAGATGCGCGAGGCCCTCCGGAGCGCGGGCATCGCCGACGACCAGATTCGGACGGTTCGGTACGCCATCGATCAAGAGTACCGCGAGGTGGACGGCGACCGAAGGCCCGTCGGGTTTCAGGGCGTTCACGCTTTCGAGATAACGCTGTCGAACGCGAGTCGGGCGGGAGCTATCATCGACGTGGCAGTGTCGAATGGAGCCAATCAAGTCGATAACGTCGAACTCACGCTGTCGGACGAGCGCAGACGCGAGGTCCGGGCCGACGCCCTCCGGGACGCGATGGAGAACGCCAGAGGCGACGCCGAAGTCATCGCCGAGAGCGCGAATCTGACCGTCGTGGGCGTCCACACCGCCTCGACCGGCGACGTGAGTTTCAGCCCCGTCAGAGCCGAGGCGCTGACTGCCGACGCCGCGGGGCAGGCCGGGACCAGCATCGAGTCGGGTCCCGTCACCGTCACCGCGCAGGTTCAGGTGACGTACAACGCGACGGGGTAG
- a CDS encoding TIGR00341 family protein: MRLVQVSIPAGKRELVSNVLDEEGVDYMLTDETSGREYTAIAYFPLPTAAVQPILDKLENAGLGEDPHAVIIDAETDTSRQYEELEKRFAEENGETETIAREEIRTEAREMTPEFPTFVAMTIISSVVATAGMLLDSPAVVVGSMVIAPLIGPAMGASVGTVLGDAQLFRRGVKYQFIGGFAAIASATLFSIGVRYGFLVPPGTDILTISQVSGRLTPDFLSLAVALGAGAAGVLSLASGVSVAIVGVMIAAALVPPAAAVGIAIAWQQPIAAVSSLVLVLVNILSINLAGLVVLWYLDYGPKNWFHLSKTRSALFKRAAVLVVSIAVLSVFLGGVTFTTIQNAQFQNEAHDQVTELVGQQGTPYENAKLFDMTFEQAGGLPFDQSQTVVVTVGRPPGEEYPDLADRVTRRIRRNADHSVTVQVRYVEYESIDSRTAPATSNSNRDFSHAELFVG, translated from the coding sequence ATGCGGCTCGTGCAGGTTTCGATTCCGGCGGGAAAGCGGGAGTTGGTCTCGAACGTCCTCGACGAGGAGGGCGTCGATTACATGCTGACCGACGAGACCAGCGGTCGTGAGTACACCGCTATCGCGTACTTTCCCTTGCCGACCGCGGCGGTCCAGCCGATTCTCGACAAGTTGGAGAACGCCGGCCTCGGCGAGGACCCACACGCGGTCATCATCGACGCGGAGACCGACACCTCCCGCCAGTACGAGGAGCTAGAGAAGCGATTCGCCGAGGAGAACGGCGAGACAGAGACCATCGCCCGCGAGGAGATACGGACCGAGGCCCGCGAGATGACCCCCGAGTTCCCGACCTTCGTGGCGATGACCATCATCAGTTCGGTGGTCGCCACCGCCGGGATGTTACTGGACTCCCCGGCGGTCGTGGTCGGGTCGATGGTCATCGCGCCGCTCATCGGCCCGGCGATGGGGGCGAGCGTCGGCACCGTCCTCGGCGACGCCCAACTGTTCCGCAGAGGAGTCAAATACCAGTTCATCGGCGGGTTCGCGGCTATCGCCTCGGCCACCCTGTTCTCCATCGGGGTACGGTACGGCTTCCTCGTGCCGCCGGGGACCGACATCCTGACCATCTCGCAGGTCAGCGGGAGACTGACCCCCGACTTCCTCTCGCTGGCGGTCGCACTCGGGGCGGGTGCGGCGGGGGTGTTGAGCCTCGCCTCGGGCGTCTCGGTCGCTATCGTGGGCGTCATGATTGCGGCGGCGCTCGTCCCGCCCGCCGCGGCGGTCGGCATCGCAATCGCGTGGCAACAGCCAATCGCGGCGGTGAGTTCGCTGGTCCTCGTGTTGGTCAACATCCTCTCCATCAACCTCGCGGGACTGGTCGTCCTCTGGTATCTCGACTACGGGCCGAAAAACTGGTTCCACCTCAGCAAAACTCGGTCGGCGCTGTTCAAGCGCGCCGCGGTCCTCGTGGTCTCCATCGCTGTCCTCTCGGTGTTCCTCGGCGGCGTGACCTTCACCACCATCCAGAACGCCCAGTTCCAGAACGAGGCCCACGACCAAGTTACGGAACTCGTCGGCCAGCAGGGAACCCCCTACGAGAACGCCAAACTGTTCGATATGACCTTCGAGCAGGCAGGCGGTCTCCCGTTCGACCAGTCCCAGACGGTCGTCGTCACCGTCGGACGCCCGCCCGGCGAGGAGTACCCGGACCTCGCCGACCGGGTGACCAGACGCATCCGCCGGAACGCCGACCACTCGGTCACCGTGCAGGTCAGGTACGTCGAGTACGAGAGCATCGACTCGCGGACCGCCCCGGCGACCAGTAACTCAAACCGGGATTTCAGTCATGCAGAACTTTTTGTCGGATAG
- the engB gene encoding GTP-binding protein EngB: MFESRPDRDAEVIFVGRSNVGKSTLMREITGHTFDTGGKPGVTRSPNHYDWTSEDFVLSDLPGFGFMSGVPEEQREQIKTDIVRYIEENADKILVGVLVVDGKSAVDIIDRHSGEDEVPYDVEMFYFLRDVGIPTVVAVNKMDKVDDEDERLDELADRLGLHPPWKQWQDTIAPISAKRGNIDALNEAVKDHLHEAKRDDLFKFFS; the protein is encoded by the coding sequence ATGTTCGAGAGTCGCCCGGACCGCGACGCCGAGGTCATCTTCGTCGGCCGGTCGAACGTCGGCAAGTCCACGCTGATGCGCGAGATTACGGGTCACACCTTCGACACCGGAGGGAAACCCGGCGTCACGCGCTCGCCCAACCACTACGACTGGACCAGCGAGGACTTCGTGCTGTCGGACCTGCCGGGGTTCGGCTTCATGTCCGGCGTGCCCGAGGAGCAACGCGAACAAATCAAGACCGACATCGTGCGCTACATCGAGGAGAACGCCGACAAGATTCTGGTCGGAGTACTCGTGGTGGACGGCAAGAGCGCGGTGGACATCATCGACCGCCACTCGGGCGAGGACGAGGTGCCCTACGACGTGGAGATGTTCTACTTCCTCCGGGACGTGGGCATTCCAACCGTCGTCGCGGTCAACAAGATGGACAAGGTGGACGACGAGGACGAGCGTCTGGACGAGTTGGCCGACCGGTTGGGCCTGCACCCGCCGTGGAAGCAGTGGCAGGACACGATTGCGCCGATTAGCGCCAAGCGCGGGAACATCGATGCGCTGAACGAGGCCGTGAAGGACCACCTGCATGAGGCCAAGCGGGACGACCTGTTCAAGTTCTTCTCCTAG
- a CDS encoding NAD(P)/FAD-dependent oxidoreductase, giving the protein MAQTPAYEVVVVGGGPAGRTTALYATRLGHRTALVNREGGRYESVSFVHNLIGVSEETSGRDVTDLAIDQLEEYGADYYQDDVRAVEAVEREADAPEFENESEDTRFRVEGENVALQSDRVVFATGFTDTPPNVRGLRQFTGRGLHYCLHCDAYTLGDDPVFVLGHDDHAGRMAMMLLNFTDEVDLLLNDEDPAWSDDVAEQVESHPVSVVPDRVDHAFADEDPDHGGEADDWLGGLEFADGHTREYGGGFAVYGKEFNTELAAELGCDLRDDGAIAVDDDRETSVDGAYAVGDVTHGQNQTPIAIGDGAYAGIALHKDLRTFPVAPDELDRLADLGVPAMPDNLRARMWRVQDADDHAGMTPPDRG; this is encoded by the coding sequence ATGGCTCAGACTCCGGCCTACGAGGTCGTCGTCGTCGGTGGCGGACCCGCGGGACGCACCACGGCGCTCTACGCGACCCGTCTCGGCCACCGGACCGCGCTGGTCAACCGCGAGGGCGGGCGCTACGAGTCGGTCTCGTTCGTTCACAACCTCATCGGCGTCTCCGAGGAGACCTCGGGACGCGACGTGACCGACCTCGCAATCGACCAGTTGGAGGAGTACGGCGCGGACTACTATCAGGACGACGTGCGCGCCGTCGAGGCGGTCGAGCGCGAGGCCGACGCCCCGGAGTTCGAGAACGAGAGCGAGGACACCCGGTTTCGCGTCGAGGGCGAGAACGTCGCCCTCCAGTCCGACCGCGTGGTGTTCGCCACCGGGTTCACCGACACGCCGCCGAACGTCCGGGGTCTCCGGCAGTTCACCGGCCGGGGCCTCCACTACTGTCTCCACTGCGACGCCTACACCCTCGGCGACGACCCCGTGTTCGTCCTCGGCCACGACGACCACGCCGGCCGGATGGCGATGATGCTCTTGAACTTCACCGACGAGGTGGACCTCCTGCTGAACGACGAGGACCCGGCGTGGAGCGACGACGTGGCCGAGCAGGTCGAATCCCATCCGGTCTCGGTCGTCCCGGACCGCGTGGACCATGCTTTCGCCGACGAGGACCCAGACCACGGCGGCGAGGCCGACGACTGGCTCGGCGGCTTGGAGTTCGCCGACGGCCACACCAGAGAGTACGGCGGCGGGTTCGCGGTCTATGGCAAGGAGTTCAACACCGAACTCGCCGCCGAACTGGGGTGCGACCTCCGTGACGACGGTGCCATCGCGGTGGACGACGACCGCGAGACCAGCGTCGATGGGGCCTACGCGGTCGGCGACGTGACTCACGGCCAGAACCAGACGCCCATCGCCATCGGCGACGGTGCCTACGCCGGGATTGCGCTCCACAAGGACCTCCGGACTTTCCCGGTCGCCCCCGACGAGTTGGACCGCCTCGCCGACCTCGGCGTGCCCGCGATGCCCGACAACCTCCGGGCGAGGATGTGGCGCGTCCAAGACGCCGACGACCACGCCGGCATGACGCCGCCCGACCGCGGATGA
- the ddh gene encoding D-2-hydroxyacid dehydrogenase: MRIQRLGIHESVSAVFPPERLRDALSDTGLAVPVVGDDELGDCDALVTFAHSEDALDAGLDWIHSIQAGYDRFPLDAFEEAGVALTNSTGIHDTSVGEFAVGLMLSFARRLHTYVRAQSDREWSHPAWDEPFTLDGEGLCVVGLGTLGRGIAERADALGMEVVGVRRSGEKTPHTREVYTPDELHEAVADARFVALAVPLTDETEELVGAEEFAAMRDDAYLVNVARGSVVVEDELVTALREGELAGAGLDVFEEEPLPEDSPLWEMEEVLVTPHRAAAERDYFRHIAELVRTNVSRVESGEEMVNRVV; this comes from the coding sequence ATGCGTATTCAGCGTCTCGGCATCCACGAGTCCGTGAGTGCCGTCTTCCCGCCCGAGCGACTCCGCGACGCGCTGTCCGACACCGGCCTTGCCGTCCCGGTGGTCGGCGACGACGAACTCGGCGACTGCGACGCGCTCGTCACCTTCGCTCACTCCGAGGACGCGCTGGACGCCGGCCTCGACTGGATTCACTCGATTCAGGCGGGCTACGACCGCTTCCCGCTCGATGCCTTCGAGGAGGCCGGCGTCGCGCTGACCAACAGCACGGGCATCCACGACACCAGCGTCGGCGAGTTCGCGGTGGGCCTGATGCTGTCGTTCGCCCGGAGACTCCACACCTACGTCCGCGCTCAATCGGACCGCGAGTGGAGCCACCCCGCGTGGGACGAACCCTTCACCCTCGACGGCGAGGGCCTCTGTGTCGTCGGTCTGGGCACCCTCGGTCGCGGCATCGCCGAGCGCGCCGACGCGCTGGGGATGGAGGTCGTCGGCGTCCGGCGCTCGGGCGAGAAGACGCCTCACACCCGCGAAGTCTACACGCCCGACGAACTCCACGAGGCCGTCGCCGACGCTCGATTCGTCGCGCTGGCGGTTCCGCTGACCGACGAAACCGAGGAGCTAGTCGGTGCCGAGGAGTTCGCCGCCATGCGCGACGACGCCTATCTCGTCAACGTTGCCCGCGGGTCAGTCGTGGTAGAGGACGAACTGGTCACGGCGCTCCGCGAGGGGGAACTCGCGGGCGCTGGTCTCGACGTGTTCGAGGAAGAACCCCTGCCCGAGGACTCGCCGCTCTGGGAGATGGAGGAAGTCCTCGTGACTCCTCATCGCGCCGCGGCCGAGCGCGATTACTTCCGGCACATCGCGGAGTTGGTTCGGACGAACGTTTCGCGGGTGGAGAGTGGCGAGGAGATGGTGAATCGAGTGGTGTGA